A segment of the Luteitalea sp. genome:
AAAAAGGACCCGGTGAGGGCTCGACACTGGGCGGTGTGGATATCGGGACACAAGCCGGGATCGACGTGCCGGTGGCCTTGGATTACGCCACCCGCCGCAACCCCTCAACCTGCCGCAACCACTCGTCGAGCTGGTTCCAACTCGCGAAGATGCGGCTCACTAGATAGGTCCTGACGCCGAAGTGACGATCGATTGGCGGGCACCTACATCGCTCGACCCTGGGCGACTCTGTGGGAGCCAAGCCAAGTGTCGGCAACCAGGAATCTACGGCAGTGGCCCACAATGGCATGTTGAGCACCATGATCCGCCAGATCGCACCCCAGTTCTTCACCACGGACATCCAGGCGACGCTCGACTACTACAGGGAGAAGCTCGGCTTCCAGTGTCTTGGCACTTGGCACAATCCGCCGGTCTACGCCATTGTCGCGCGCGACCAGCACGCCATTCACGTTCGCCACGCCCAGCCGCCTACGCCGAATCCTGACAAATACGCGGACGAGCTCCTCGACGCTTACCTATTCATTGAGGACGCGGACGCGCTCTACGCCGAGTATGCCGCCCGCGGCGTCGAATTCACGCGAGGCCTTGCGAACATGCCCTGGCACTCCCGCGAATTCGTCGTGAAAGACTGTGACGGCCGCCTACTCGCCTTCGGTGCGAATCCTGAGTAGCGATCTGACGAAGGAATCAAGAGCGTCATGATTCGACTCGTGAGCCCAGGAGGTGCGGGCAAAACCACCGTAGGACTCCCATTGGCCAACCGACTGGGCATCCCGTTCATCGACCTCGACGAGCACCCTTGGCGACTTGTTAGCGGGGGTTAACCCGCCGCTACCTCGCTCCGGACTTGTCCGAGATGCCGACTTCTCGCCCACTGACGGAAGCATCCATAAAACACTCCCACGTCAGCGAGGACCTATCTGTGAGCAGGCAGCATCTCGAGATCGGCCGCTCTAGAGACAACTGCCGTCCACGGCTACAGGTCAACGCTGAGCGATAACGAACAGCGTTCGGTTATCGGGGCGGTCGAGTGTCTGCATGTGGTTGAGCGATTGTCTGCAGCGTTTGTGCCGTGAGACTCGACTAGTCTGTGAGGAGCAGATGGACTCGAAGAACGATGTAGAACTCGTCCACTTGGCAAGGGCAGGAAATCGGGATGCATATGGCGAACTGATCCGGCGTTATCAACACTCGATCTGGGGTTAGGCGTGCCTTCTGGTCAATGATCGGTTCGAGGCCGAGGATATGGCACAGGAAGCTTTCCTCCGCGCGTGGCTGAATCTCGACCTTCTGAGTGACCCCGCGAAGTTCGCGGCGTGGCTTCGCCGCATTGTTTTCGGCGTTTCCATTGACTGGCTGCGCGTGTTTCGGCCGGACCTTTACCGGTTAACGGATGTCAAAACCGAATTGGAGCTTTCCGGACAATCGGATCACACCGAATCCGCCATCGAGCGGCTCGAGGCAATCGAGCTGCGGCAGCGGATTTGGGACGCAGTCGGGTGCCTGCCTCCGCGATACCGGCTGCCGCTGACGCTGTTTCACCTCGACGGTCTCAGCCACAGCAAGGTGGCCGAAGCGCTCGGTGTATCCGTGAGCACGGCCCGGTCGCTGATGACGCGCGCCCGGCAGAAACTGCAACCGATGCTTGCTTCCTATGCTGCAGAAGTCCTTCCGGCGTTGGAAGACGTATTCAGGGAACAGACGATTGTGGAATCCGCCATGCTGCATGTCACTGATGGTGAGTCCGTAGCAGGGACGCTGAGGGAATCTGCGATACCTGGCGACGTTTCCGTATATGGCGACTTGATGTACGAAGGACCGGCGCCTGCTGGTCTTGACGATGAAGCGTGGTTCGACATCCGCGCCCACTTCATCGTCGAGGCCGGTTACACCACTCTCGAGGAGGCTCGGCAATACCTGAAAGCTTATGAGAATACACTCGCTGCTTTCTCCCAAAACGACGAAGTCGTCATGTGGCTCGACAATAAGCTGTCGAACCAGTTGATCCTCATCAAGGTGCTCGACTGGTTCAGTCGCCGGCATTTAGGCGGCGTAAAGCTGAGCCTCATTTGCATCGGGCGCTACCCCGGCCTGGATCATTTCGTCGGGCTTGGAGCACTGACTGCGGACCAACTGGCGTCGCTGGCCGACACGCGCCTACCGGTCGGTGAAGCGCAGTATGGAACCGCGCAGGCGGCGTGGAATGCATTCACATCGCCGGATCCCAGGGAGATCGAGCGTTTCATCGCGATCGACACGTCCGCCTTACCGTTTATTGCCGCGGCGCTGCGCCGTCATCTGGAACAGTTTCCCTCTGTCGACAACGGATTGTCCCGCACGGAGCGGCAGGCTCTTTCGGTCCTTCGTGAGCGTGGTCCGCTCTCCGGAGGACAGCTCTTCGTCGCGGTGCAGCGTCAGGAGGAGCAGGTCTTCATGGGGGACGACTCGTTTTATCGAATGATGTCCGATCTGTCTGAAGCTCGGCATCCGCTCCTTCAGATATCGGACACGCCGCAACACGGCCTGGGTAACGTCACGATCACAGAAGCAGGACGAAACGTCATTGAAGGTCGAGCAGACCAGGTCGGCTTAAACGGCATCGATCGATGGCTCGGCGGTGTCCATCTGAAGGGCAACAAGGCCGCTTGGCGGTGGGATCGCGCGTCCGAACGGCTTGTCAGCCATCGATAGCTCAAGCACCTTGCCGTATTCACTGGACGATTGTCGCCATCTGGCGACTTTCCCAGGCATGATCTGGGAACTGACGTTTACGAGGACAGACCTACCCTTGTCGCCCAGACTTTGCTGATTCGACGCACGCGTGAACGCCAATGGTCGTATTACCGGCAAACCGTAGATGTGCCGGTCCGCGGTATTACCCGCGACAAAGCCGCAGTGTTTACTAATCCGGGCCTGGTTTCGCCGGTGAACGGTCGAGAAACTTGCGAAACTCACGCGAGGGATGCGGCGCGTGACAATGGCCAATCACCGTGCCCCTCTACACATCGAGGGCGGCGAACAACGATGTTGTGCGTGTCTGACGTAATCGTGGGTGCGCCGTTCACACGGATTCGAATGCTACGACATATCAAGCACACATGCGTGCGATGGTGAATTCGGGCAGCGGCGGCGGGGCGTGACCACGGGTGCCAACGCCGTCCCGTTGGAGGCCGCGTGATCGGTGCCAGGGAGTAAAACCACGGGCGGCGCCCGACCGCCGCCGAGCTCACGGAGCTCGGCGGGTCGCCGCGCGTGAGCGCCGCTCGTGGTTTTTCCACGCGGCCGACCGGGACGCGTGGCACCCGTGGTCATGCCCCGTCGGCGGCACCGCCGCGCGTGCGAGCATCCTCCATGTCTCCTCTTCAGGGTGCCGACAGTCAGCGTCTCAGCGAGAGCCGAGAAGAACTGGGGCGGCACGGCTGTTGGAGCGATTGACAACAGCACGCCGCGTTGGTATAAACTCCAACATGAAGGCCGAGTTGCTGCTCCATGAACGTCATCAACTCGACATCGACGCCTTCGCGGAGCTGAGGTCCAAATGAAGACCGTGACTCTCTCTGTCGCCTCGCGCGAGGACGTAACGCGCCGCGCGCTGACGGCCTTCAAGGGCAAACGACAGGGGGCGCATATCTCTTTCGCGTCGGTCGAGTTGCTTTGGCAGACCCTGACCAGGAAGCGTTGGGAGTTACTGAAGGCAATGACTGCGCAGGGGCCATGACCATCCGTGAGGCTGCTCGCCGCGTCGACCGTGATGTGAAGGCGGTGCATGGCGATGTGCGTATCCTGCTCAACGCGGGTGTGCTCAATCGGACCGACGACGGCCGCGTCGTGTTCCCCTACGATGCTGTGCACGTCGATTTCATGTTGACCAAATCTGCCTGAGTTCAGACGTCAACGCGCTGGCATCGCCTCGGCGAGCCCTTGCCTGGCGATCTCGGATGCTGGATCGACGGTCAAGGCCTCGGCGAAATATCGGGCGGCGCCTGGGCGATCGCCTGCCTCCAATTCCAGTGTGCCGAGGTTGGCGTACGTCGCCGGGTCGCGCGGATTGGCCGCGAGCGATGCCTGAAACGCCGCCTGTGCCTCGTCATGTCGTCCGAGCTGTGCCAGGCTGGCCCCAAGGAGATTCTGAGCCTTGGCGTGGCTCGCATTCTGGGCGACGACTGCCTGCGCTTCCTGCACCGCGAGGTCCAGCCGGCCCTGCATGAACAGTAGCGTGCCCGCATAGTAGCGTGCGGCTTCGCTCTGTGGGGCTTCGGCCTGCAGCTGCGCAACCACCGGCGCAAGCCGGTTCACGTCTCCGAGATCGGCGAGGACCGACGCCAGTTGCTCCTGCGCCTCGACGTTCCGCGGGTCCGCCTGGAGGACGGAGAGCGGAAGACGCATGGCCTCGTCGTATTCCCCCCTGCCAGCGAGCAGCCGTGAAAGTGCGAGCTTGGCGGGCACCCGCTTCGGCTCGGTCGCCAGCTCGCGCAAGCGTGCTTCGACGCCAGCTCTGAGACGACCCTCTCCCGCTGCGCGTACCACGCCCTCGAGTGCTCGCGCGTCGTCCGGATCGACGTCGAGCGCGCGCATGAAGTCCTCTGTGGCGGACGCGTAGGCTTCCGCGTGGATGAGCATCCAGCCACGGTCCCGCCAGTCGGCGGCGGAGGCGGTCGCCAGCGCTCGTTCCACCACGTCGGGGCGATCTGTCGCCCGGGCCAGCGCCCGGAGCCGAGCGGCGTTGTCCGGCGCTCCCCCCGCGTAGATGGTCCGTGGCCCGGAGAACTCGAGCGCTGCTCGATCATCGGTCTGCACCGGCGCACCTGCCGTCCACGCCCTCAACGCCGATCCTTCGGCGATGAAGAGTGAGAGCAGACTGAAGGGGTGGAGCGCGCCGACACCCGCGAGGTCCTCCGCGACGCCCGGGCGGTGCCAGGCATTGCTGATCCGGCTCAGGTGAGCGGTCAGTGGTCCGCGGGATCCGACCAGCAGCACATCTCCCTCGCCCACCAACCACAGCGTGCCATCCGGAAAGACCGAGAGAAACGTGGCGACGATGGACTTCAGATCTGCCGTGCTGATGTCGTACGTGTGGGCCCACTGACACAGCACGCCACCCGGTGCGAGCCGCGCGCGCGCAGCCTCGAAGAACTCCCGTGTGAAGAGCGACGCGATGCCCGCCATCCACGGATTGGACGGCTCCGACACGATCACGTCGTAACGTGTCGTCCCGAGGAGCAGGTGCGTCCGGCCGTCTCCGAGGATCAACCGAGTACGCGGGTCGGAAAGCGCGCCATGATTCTGGCGCTCGAAGAACCGTGAGGCCTCGACGACACCCGGCGAGAGCTCGAGCATCGTGGCGCGATCGATCGGATGCCGCAGCGCCGATCCCAACGTGACGCCACTGCCGAGTCCGATGATGGCGACGTTCCTCGGAGTGGGATGGAGCAAGAGTGGCAGGTGCGCCAGCACTCGCTGGGTCAGCATGTCGCCGGC
Coding sequences within it:
- a CDS encoding bleomycin resistance protein, whose protein sequence is MIRQIAPQFFTTDIQATLDYYREKLGFQCLGTWHNPPVYAIVARDQHAIHVRHAQPPTPNPDKYADELLDAYLFIEDADALYAEYAARGVEFTRGLANMPWHSREFVVKDCDGRLLAFGANPE
- a CDS encoding tetratricopeptide repeat protein → MLRGSFLLVFAASGAAALVYEVTWTRLLALQLGQGVAAASTVLAAFMGGLAVGAALGGRLGNRLSPKQALTSYVGCEAAIAGLALLVPFELAALHPLLVITYANGDGAIFGLFRVVSSLVVLSAPAAVMGATFPLASRWMVRGTSSAATDAGWLYTANTVGAASGAVLAGFLLLPSLGLSGTTWVGVALNVSAAAGALAIGRRGAATWTGAARSAAPRRPGVGPRRRGVSPRATRVTTARPRLAALALAVSGFSSLTLQVVWTRLLALVLGPTTYAFSVIVTCFIAGIALGAAIGSRLAARTRDPLSGLAVCLVVSVALAMAAAGTLNRGLLLIADVVARPDAAFGNVLVWQVLIVAAILVPMTVAFGIAFPFAVAAATSRDESLVTDLGMIYAVNTSGAIAGSLLAGFMLIPWLGLHGTVRLVALVSVGGAVAVTLAGGVKRRGRTVTAMAAVAVLVWAWWMPSGDPLLLSSGAYKYAPLFRGPNLESTLTAGQLRYYREGAAATVTVRDLAGTRSLAIDGKVDASDAGDMLTQRVLAHLPLLLHPTPRNVAIIGLGSGVTLGSALRHPIDRATMLELSPGVVEASRFFERQNHGALSDPRTRLILGDGRTHLLLGTTRYDVIVSEPSNPWMAGIASLFTREFFEAARARLAPGGVLCQWAHTYDISTADLKSIVATFLSVFPDGTLWLVGEGDVLLVGSRGPLTAHLSRISNAWHRPGVAEDLAGVGALHPFSLLSLFIAEGSALRAWTAGAPVQTDDRAALEFSGPRTIYAGGAPDNAARLRALARATDRPDVVERALATASAADWRDRGWMLIHAEAYASATEDFMRALDVDPDDARALEGVVRAAGEGRLRAGVEARLRELATEPKRVPAKLALSRLLAGRGEYDEAMRLPLSVLQADPRNVEAQEQLASVLADLGDVNRLAPVVAQLQAEAPQSEAARYYAGTLLFMQGRLDLAVQEAQAVVAQNASHAKAQNLLGASLAQLGRHDEAQAAFQASLAANPRDPATYANLGTLELEAGDRPGAARYFAEALTVDPASEIARQGLAEAMPAR
- a CDS encoding sigma-70 family RNA polymerase sigma factor — encoded protein: MAQEAFLRAWLNLDLLSDPAKFAAWLRRIVFGVSIDWLRVFRPDLYRLTDVKTELELSGQSDHTESAIERLEAIELRQRIWDAVGCLPPRYRLPLTLFHLDGLSHSKVAEALGVSVSTARSLMTRARQKLQPMLASYAAEVLPALEDVFREQTIVESAMLHVTDGESVAGTLRESAIPGDVSVYGDLMYEGPAPAGLDDEAWFDIRAHFIVEAGYTTLEEARQYLKAYENTLAAFSQNDEVVMWLDNKLSNQLILIKVLDWFSRRHLGGVKLSLICIGRYPGLDHFVGLGALTADQLASLADTRLPVGEAQYGTAQAAWNAFTSPDPREIERFIAIDTSALPFIAAALRRHLEQFPSVDNGLSRTERQALSVLRERGPLSGGQLFVAVQRQEEQVFMGDDSFYRMMSDLSEARHPLLQISDTPQHGLGNVTITEAGRNVIEGRADQVGLNGIDRWLGGVHLKGNKAAWRWDRASERLVSHR